DNA sequence from the Lagenorhynchus albirostris chromosome 5, mLagAlb1.1, whole genome shotgun sequence genome:
TCCATGTGAAGGGCGCCTTCCCGTGAGCCAAGTCTCAGGAAGTGCATGGAATGGGTGGAAATGACACAGCAGGACAAAATGCTCACAgtggtggctgggcccgtgaggcggGTGGCTGGGAAGGACGGTGACGTCACAGCCAGGGCCTCCGGGTGGACAGGCGTCTTTACTCCCCCATGTTCACGTCCCAGGACCCCGGAGCCTGAGCAGGCACTGACCTTCTTGGAGAGGGCAGGGGCCCCACCCAGAGGGGTCAGGCCACTGACCTTTGGGGTTCTCAGTCCCTCACCTCTAGGAATACTCCTGGCTGGAGGAGACCAGTGTCTGGTCAGAACCCTGTGTTTCCCCCCAGTGAAGGTGAGAGACAGGAATTGGGTCATGTGATGAAGTAAGTTTATTTATCCGGGTGCCTGAGGAGGTGCTGACAGGATGGAAGTGGAAGCCAAGTGACGCAGGCAGAGGAACTGGGAGGGGGACAGGTGACCCAGAGGCAGGTGGAGGTGCAGCAAGGTTGGGGTTCCCGGGGCAGGATCAGAGGTCAGTCAGGCCAGGACAGTGGGGACGAAGGGGACCCTGTCCCGAGTGGGGGCAGCCGCCCAACCCAGGTCAGGACTGAGGGTGGCTGGGAGGACCGAGTCATGGGGGGACCTGAGCCCGGCTGGCCCTGGGGGGACGTGCCCGGTCAGCAGCAGGACGTGCCCGAGGCGGGGACGCAGCAGGCGGGGCAGCAGGCGGGGCGGCAGAGCAGGGCTGCGGAGGAGGAGGGTCTGCGGCAGGAcgaggggcagggggtgggctggCAGCACATGGGCTCGCAGCACGCAGGTGTGTAACAGACGGGCTTGCAGCAGACAGGTGTGCAGCAGACAGGTTTGCAACAGACAGGTGTGCAACACAGGCTTGCAGCAGACGGGCACACAGCAGGCCTGCTGGCAGGGGGAGCAGGTGCGGCAGGGGGCCTCCCACACTCGCCCTTCCTCCTTGGGGTTGAGAGCTGGCTGCAGGAGCCCCTCATTAGTGCGGGCGTAGTTTCTATAATAGTTTTCCCTCGTTAAACTTGTGAGTGTAAATATCCTGAGTTGCAGGATGTTTTCCCTTCGCTCCTTTGTTTGGCTCCAGAAAGTCATGGAAACTATTGAGGCAAGATTATGCTGAGTGTGGTTTAGAGGTGAACACCTCTCTAAATTGACGCATTCTGTTCCATCTCTCCTGTGTTTGGGGTACTTTTAATATCAGTTTAacttttaagcattttaaaatgtaagtgtaGCCTGCGTGccgccactactgagcccgcgcgcctagagcccgtgctctgcaacaagagaagccaccgcagcgagaagcccgcgtgcagcaacgaagagtagcccccgctcgccgcaactagagaaggcccgcacgcagcaacgaagacccaacgcagccaaaaaaaaaaaaagaatcttaagtGTAAAGTGACATTGGCACATCTTATAAAATGCAAGTGGTTCAGAAGATTGGACCATAGAGTGGGTCTGGGGTCACGTTCCAGCAGGGCCTGGTGTGAGACCCAGGCTCTGCCAGCAGGAGGTGAGGGATGCCCAGAGCCCTCGCAGCCCAGCCTAGCGTGCCCGAGAGGAGCGTTAATGGGACACGGTCGGACGTGGACTCTGCAATGAAACTTTCTCAAGAAGCAGCGCTCACAGGTGTCTGAGTGAGTCTGGGGCCATGAAAGGGACGCAGGACTGCAGGGTAAATCGGGAGCCGTTTTCATCAACATTTCACCCAAACTCAAGTGCCTTTCGGCACAGGCTGTGCGCCCCACACTCCTCGGCTGAGAAAATTGCCCTTCTTGACCCGAGGTTGCCTCCCTCAGAGGTGATACCCTGAAAGActcagagacagggagagggtcTCCCCCTGGAGACCCCGTGTGTGAGCAGTGGAGACGTGCGGACCCCAGGTAACACCCAAAGTAAAGCCCAGGCAACAGTCAGTTTCCCTcgtggatgaagaagatgtggtcctGGGGAGCCTGGAACTGAAAGTCAGCATGGGCTGACTGGTGAGGAGGTCGACGCCTGGAGCAGCGATGGTCACGAGAGCCCTGGCCACAGCTGTGGGGTTAGACAGCACTGTCTGAGCACCTGTTCTAGGCCAGGCGGGGATCCTCCAAATCacagagataaaagagaaaacCCCAAATATGATGAGAGAAAATGTAATAAACGGACTGTGTGTTTCGCCCACACCAAACATGACAGCCCATTTgctagggagggaggaggcacaGCTAGGATAAAACAGTAGAGACAAAACTGAGCGTGAGCCGCTCTGAGCTGAGCGCacgaaggtgtgtgtgtgtggactggAAGGGCTTCATGAATTTCAGGAGCCTCAGGGCTTCAGAGCCCACCCACCCTAGACACGTGCTGGCAGTTTTTAAATGAACAGAATTAATAGCAGCCCCTTCGCCGTGCAGGAAGAAACAGCACATAGTCTGGAAATGAACCCCCCCCGGGCTGACTCCGGACCCCTCTCCCACCAAACAGTGAAAGACACAGAGCTTCTGGGGGAACATCCGGGATGAAGGCTGATTTGATCTTCTTTCAAATTATTACATCTTTCTCAAGTAAAGAGAACAGCGGTGTATTTTCATATAAGCAAGAGCTTAGAAAGTACTCCACTCACACTTCCCTCTTGaaaaaaacacttaaagaaaTAAGACAAATGACCAAGTGATGAAGCAGACAGGAGCACCTGGGGGGTTGGGCTGGCGTCGGTGCAAAGAAGGGGAAACAAGTCGAAAGAGCCAGCGAGATGGGTTGTATGTGCAGAGTCTGATCCTTCCTAGGCAGTGACCCTGGTGAGGTTCTAACACTTTATTAATATCAGATGCTCTGTCTGTGTGAGAGCCACCTGGCTGCCGAGCCCTTGAAAAGTGGCCAGTACCACATGTtcagttttttgggggttttttgtttgttttttaagagaagaaattgttttgttcactgttgtatctctGGTGCCTAGAACAATTCTTAGTATTGATACACAGAAGGGCCCATTTTTATGAAAGAATAACAGAGCATCTTACCACAAGTCATATTCCGAAGTAAACAAAAATGTCCACAGACAAAAGGATCTAAAGCTTTTTGAAAACCCGACATGTGGAAGCATAAGAAATGCAAAgtagattatttttctattcccaCTTTGCTCTGTACAGGTAGGAATGAATTATTATACAATTCTTCAAGGTCctaaacaactcaatcaaaattTACTGCAAAACTCAACTAATCAAAATTTaccaaaatttaccatttaatcaaaataaaactcatttaagtcattttttttcaaatttacttttcAGAACAGTTGGTCACAATCCCTGAATACAAATGCCTTGATTATTTGGAATATGCTGCAAAGGCCGGTGGATGAGCTACAGAAGGAACAATGGGGAAATCAAGAGTCTGGACCACCTCCTACTTGGATCAGCAGTGATGAATCAACAGATGATGACTGTATGCAAATGGAAACAGGATTACTCTCAATTTGATCTTCAGCTTGCTGGACGTGCACAACTGATTCTCTTCTTTCAATATAACTGATATGATAAGAATATGGCTACATTAACTTACTAAAAGCAACAAGGTACAAAGATAAAGGTATTAATCTCTGGAAGTATTTTGAAAACACTGATAAACACTAAATATTTAATACTAAAACACTGCAAGATCCCCGCAACAATTCCTACCCATTTtcccaactttttaaaatttttgcattatttatttttgattgtcacCTCCCCCACCTAGAATGTAAACTCCGTTAGAGAAGAATTTTTCCTGTTGTGTTCAGCCTTCTATCCCCGGTGCCTgaaacagtgcttggtacatagaaggtgctcaataagcTTGttaaatcaggacttccctggtggcacagtggttaagaatccacctaccaatgcaggggacacgggttcaagccctggtccagggagatcccacatgccgtggagcaactaatccgtgcaccacaactactgagcctgcgctctacagcccacgagccacaactactgaagcccacgcacctagagcctgtgctccacaacaagagaagcctgtgcaccgcaaagaagagtagcccccgctcactgcaactagagaaagcccgcgggcagcaacgaagacccaacgcagccaaaaataaataaataaataaatttatttttttaaatatgttaaatcaTTAAACAGGAATATTAACTGGGCTTTTAAATTTTACCTAAGATTGAACAAAATGCCTGgacctctcttttccttccaaaaatcactttagaaaaatattgaaCAAATAGTGAATCtataagcattttaaaagcagCTTTTAGTAACACGTATTGAAATGGTAActttttggatatattgggttaaataaaatatgttaaattaatctcacctgtttcttttttcacttttaaatggaGCTATTATAATAGTTAACAGTTACATTTGAGGTCCCCGGCCAAGGCCCTTCTCGCTGGGGAGCACCCATGTCCTCCAGGTGATTGCCTGCCCAGCACCATCCCTGCAGGGCCAGGTGACTCCCTCCTCCCTGTATTTCCCAAGAGGGCAACCTGCCTTAATATTTGAATTCCTGAGGGGATCGCCCAGTGAGCACCTGCCACTTCCAaatatccctcctcccccttggctgTTGGTCCCTGTGATGGTGAGTTTCATGTGTCAACGTGACCAGGTCgtggtgcccagttgtttgggTAAACATGTCTGGATGTCATGACAAACTTATTTCTTAGGTGAGAGCAATAGTGAAATCAGTGGACTCTGaggaaagcagattgccctccaaaacatgggtgggcctcacccaatcagttgaaggccttgagaaaagactgaggtccccagaggaggaagagacTCCGCCAGCAGACCATCTCTACACTCGAGCTGCAACACCAGCTCTTCCCTGGGAAGCCcgccctgcagattttggacttgccagtctCCACAATCACGTGAGACAGCTCCTCAAAATAAACCTCTCTGCATATGTACACACACGTCTCATtggttgtttctctggagaaccctgactaacacaGGCTCCATCGTCACCGCACATGGCTCTCTCCCTCCTGGCCTCTTCACACAGACAGAAGCACTCACCCTCGTGCCCAGGGCGCTGGAGGGCAGCTGGCCCCAGCCTGTCTGAAGCTGTTTCTGGAGTGGGCTTTATGCCTTCAAGGCAGATGCTTTATTAAACGAGTGTCCCTTGTCTCTAGTAAAGCTCCAAGTCCCCAGGGTGTGAGACCCAGGGCCTGGTTACCTGCCCGCTGCCGTCCTTCACTGGTGGAGGCTGCAGGGGTCTCCAGGTGAGCAGGAATCTCTGGGCTGGAGGCTGCAGGGGAACCAGGCAGAGTGTGGGAGGGCCTGTCTGGCCCTGCCCAATGGTCCTACTGCCCCGGACGCAGCTCAAGGCCACACTCCACATCAAAGCTCTTCCCTAGGGTTTGCACAGATATGCACTCGGTCTCGGAGAGGGCCTGACAATGACTTTATTTGTTAACAGACCGGCCCCTCACATAGGGCAGAACAAAGTCCACGATCTGACAAGGATGGAGAGGAGGACGCTGCTGAGACTTAGGGTCTAGAGGAAGCCAGGAGCCAGTCCAGGGAGCCAGCTGGGCAGTGAGGACTCAGCCCAGGCTGTGGAAGTGGGTGGTTCTGGGGCAGAAGGAGATCCCAGACTGGGCTCAACGCTGCAGAGATTTCAGATGGAATTCAGGGTTGGCCCTAGGAGTAGCTGGCAATGTGCCCAGTCAGCAGCAGACTGAGGCAGGGATGCAGCAGGCGGGGCGGGAGCACGCGGGACGGCAGAGCAGGTACACGGAGGAGGAGGGTCTGTGGCAGGACGAGGGGTAGGGGGTGGGCTGGCAGCACGAGGGGGCTGAGCAGGGGGTGGCCTCACAGCACACGGGCTCGCAGCACACAGGTGTGCAGCAGACAGGCTTGCAGCAAACAGGTGTGCAGCACGCAGGCTTGCAGCAGACGCGCACACGGCAGGCCTGCTGGCAGGGGGAGCAGGTGCGGCAGGGGGGCTCGCAGCTAGACTGCTGGCAGCACGAGGCCGTGCAGGGGCCGGTGCAGGCTGTTTGGCAGCAGGGGCTGGACACGCAGCTCACTGGGGCGCAGACGAGGGTCAGGCAGGGGGCCGGGGCGCAGCCGCTGGGGGCGCGGCAGGGGGGCTCGCAGCAGCTCTCTGGGCAGTCGTCCACCTGCCAGCAGGAGTCACAGGGACCAGGCAGGCAGAGCCGCTGCTGTAGCTCAGGGCGCTGGAGCAGACGGACAGGGTGGACACAGCCACGGTGGGGGCGGTGGCTggaggagggtgagagagagagagagagagagagagagagagagagagagagagagagtgtgtgtgtgtgtgtgtgtgtgtgtgtgtgtgtgtgtgagtgaggtGCTCAGGGCTGTCCAGCTTTATAGCCGTCCTCTGTGTTGTGTGTTGGCATGGCAGCAACTTGGTGAAGCCTTTCCTTCCTTGTTTGTGTCCTGCTCTGTTTTGCAGCTGTCTGTAAATGCCTTTCCTTCCTTGTTAGTGTCCTGCTCTGTCTGGCAGCTGTCTGTAAATGCCTTTCCTTCCTTGTTAGTGTCCTGCTCTGTCTGGCAGCTGTCTGTAAATGCCTTTCCTTCCGTGTTAGTGTCCTGCTCTGTTTGGCAGCTGTCTGTAAATGCCTTTCCTTCCTTGTTAGTGTCCTGCTCTGTCTGGCAGCTGTCTGTAAATGCCTTTCCTTCCTTGTTAGTGTCCTGCTCTGTTTGGCAGCTGTCTGTAAATGCCTTTGGCTGGTGAGCCtcctgggtggaggtggggctgtcCGGACCTGTGTCTGTCTCCAGAGGATAGACGGTAGGAATCTTTCTGATGTTTTTGCAGGGACAGTAGCAGTCAGGTGACTCTCGTTAGTGACAGCCCTCTGCTCCactgggggcaggggctgctcttgTAAACAAAACTTCTGCTCCAAAGGAAGGGACAAGCAGGAACAATCCCAGAATCTGGGCTTTGAGGCGAGGGAGGTGTTTTCAGGTGTGGACAGGTCTGGCCATGCCCCACTGGCCTGGCCACAGGGTGGGATGCACTTGGTGAGCAGATGCTGCTGATtgtggagggaggtgagggggcCTGTGTCCACTAGGAGTGAGCCCTGGGGCAGGTGTGAGGACAGGTGTTCTCCTGGGGCAGAGACTGGCTCACAGAGAGGGGCAGGGATGCAGACACAGGCTAGTGCAAAGAGAATGACTGTGGGGGCAAATGCCTTTCGCTTCATTGCGGCTTGAACGTCTATAGAACCTCCCCTGATAGAGTCTTAATGCTCACACCTTCCTCCTATTCTACAATATCAGGGGCTCCAGACAGCATCAGGGGTTCCTACAGCCCCTGGGTGCAAATTAGGACAAGATCTCCTCCCTCAAGCACTCCCCCTCACAGGCAGAAGGATGTGGTGGCTGTGACCTGACCCTCTGTTGTCAG
Encoded proteins:
- the LOC132520785 gene encoding keratin-associated protein 10-3-like is translated as MKRKAFAPTVILFALACVCIPAPLSTAPTVAVSTLSVCSSALSYSWQVDDCPESCCEPPCRAPSGCAPAPCLTLVCAPVSCVSSPCCQTACTGPCTASCCQQSSCEPPCRTCSPCQQACRVRVCCKPACCTPVCCKPVCCTPVCCEPVCCEATPCSAPSCCQPTPYPSSCHRPSSSVYLLCRPACSRPACCIPASVCC